A single genomic interval of Arachis duranensis cultivar V14167 chromosome 7, aradu.V14167.gnm2.J7QH, whole genome shotgun sequence harbors:
- the LOC107458845 gene encoding uncharacterized protein LOC107458845, with the protein MAEDRKPDAQFFELLSNLLQEVETLTNQEEVELRSKIEALGLEVTKVPSNSTKQLNELEIARELDKLSAKLDDVDEMISSTMAEDPQVRSLLSDTADLWMPVITASSEERRNFAASSGEDNTDQTQVENSK; encoded by the exons ATGGCCGAGGATCGGAAACCAGATGCACAGTTCTTCGAGCTTCTATCCAATCTTCTCCAAGAG GTGGAGACTCTGACAAACCAAGAAGAAGTTGAATTGCGTTCCAAGATTGAAGCCCTTGGATTAGAGGTTACAAAAGTTCCTTCAAATTCAACCAAGCAGCTTAATGAG TTGGAAATAGCTAGGGAGTTGGATAAATTATCAGCAAAATTGGATGATGTTGATGAGATGATATCATCAACCATGGCTGAAGATCCACAAGTGAGGTCTCTCTTGAGTGATACAGCTGATTTGTGGATGCCAGTTATCACTGCCAGTTCCGAGGAAAGGCGTAATTTTGCAGCTTCATCTGGAGAAGATAACACAGACCAAACGCAAGTGGAAAACTCTAAATAG